The genome window AACTTATTGACATTGCCTTTTAATTTTGCAACGATCTTATatcaatttaccaaatatacattatggtatatttttgtatttttgcggtatgatttattttatcaGAAAATATACAATTGGACACATGTTAACTACACttggtattttatatatataagtatataaaaagTGTTAAAGAACATCTTATTTATACTATGTTAcatcaaaatactaaatatacaaatcggtatatttcagtatttacgGTATGAAAATATGGCAAAATAACTTTTAGCACTGCCTCTTTTTTACAATGTTATTAAATCACTATACTAAATagacattttggtatattttggcatttttgggGTATGATAAAAtggtatattcaaataataataccgcattctttccttttattgaGAATGGGTACCGGATTTCAGAAAATATACAACTGGAAACATGCCACATTCTGGCTGTTACCTGCCACATGCAACTAACTGTTAAGTACACTtggtatttatgtatatagatatgtatacttggtatatttagatataTAAATAGAGTTAAAGAATATCTTTCCAATGACTAttttacacaaaaatacaaaatatacatttcggtatatttcagtattttttggtatattaattgtgtatatttaaatgaaaatgcttcATTGTTGagaatgggtagcgggtatttcacagtcgaacaTGCTCGTCTGTGActgtattgtattgtaattCATATGTGagtaccaaaaaaaaactcagacaaacaaaacattgtTCACTTTTAAGCTATTTCTACTACCGTTCCTTGCATTGTTTtgcgcaaataaaaataatttcagttTATCCTCGTTTTATGTGCTCCAAGCctgcaaaacatttttggaGGCTTCTTTTTGTGACTTTGGTTGGGAGCACGTCTTTTTAATAAACTGCCACTTGCAGCGACAACAATTTTGCAGTGGCGCAACAGAAATccaaccaaacacacacacacacacacacacacacacacagacaaaaagagagaatGGTCTGAACAAATGTAACTCGAAGCTAGTTCAGCATAAGAATGAAAGAGTGGGAGAAAATAGAAGCcaagaaattgtttttgacTTTTTCGATTAAGAGtgtgctcacacacacacacaaaagttgaaatgtgtgtgtgacattTTTGGAGTCTTGTTTAGCTTTGAGCTTTGCGTTGTTCTCCTTGTTCTCCTCGTTGTTGTTAATAAGCAAATTGACTTATTTCCGGTCGCCATTTGCattgtggttgtcgttgtcgttgttgctgtgtcGTTGGCTCAGCTGTTTGGAGGCCAAACAAAATGGCGCCTCATTAGTCAATGTCGTCTAGGCAGCCACATGGGCGTGCCTCCAGAGGGGGGTACGTAGTACGTACCTCTTAATTGCCTAGGTGTGAAAATGTTGCCTCAACTTTATTTCGTCTGTCAGGGGAGCGAAATGCGAAGTGGAGGGCGAAGCTTACAACGCTAATGATTGATTGAGCACTTGATGGATGGCTGGCTGGGCAGGGATTTTTGggttgccacatgccacatgccacatgccacatgccgtaTGCCGAATGTTGAATGCCGAATGAGGCATGCCACCCACTAAGTATCAAACAACAGCTGCACTTGTCATGTGCATTTCCACCTGCgcttttcctctctctctctctctctctctgcctgcGCTTATTACGCTAATAACTTTGCCCTTTTCACAACGCtgtcaatttcaaatgcattcaCTGAGTTTTCCTCTGGCCTAATCGTCAATGTGTCAATCCAATGAACTGACACTGCGTCCAATCAACCAATTTGCCCATTTATCCATCTGTTGCATTATTTATCGGATCCTCTTTTTTGATTAGCCAACTCTTTCAGCTCTGATTCAGTTATgccaaataatttcaattaactaAACTCATTTTAGACAGACATATTGGTTATTACTTCATCTAGTTGCTagcaaaatttattgcaaattctTTCTTCAAAGTGTTGAAGTATGTGTGAAGGTGCAAGCTGATCTAATAGATCAATCAATCTACATAGGAAGACTCTTGAATACTCTtctataatgaaatatatattataatattatattatatcacattttttatttctttcaatGCAATATtctactaaaattaaaattgtaagaAAGTGAAGAACTTATTGTTACTCACTGCATCAAAATCATGCAAGTTCTTTAAAGCACTATTcattcttattttattattttattttatttattttaaagcacTATTAAGTATAATACAAATCAATTGCAGATACAATGTATTCAGCAGACAATACAGAATAATAATCATAACATTAAGGGGactatttaatatattgtatatatcaaatattttgtaacaTAACATAAGATAGTAAGATGTTACCTTTGATCCTTATattgcaattcaaattaagTAAAATGATACAAAAAATAAGTTTAGTTCAATTATTGCACATCGATACTGTGGGCAATCATTTGTTCTGCAATTCCAattgataatgataataagaTGTGCTTTGCCCACTCACACAAACTAATATGCCCTCAAGTGTTTGAAGCAGAGTGCAGACAGCGCTTGCTCTGAGCCCACAAGCTGTTCAAATGTTTATGCAGGTGTCTTGCCACtgaaggcagcagcagcacaaagcAATTGGCAAGACGTAGCAGATGTAACAGAGCAAAGAGgcaacacacagcacagcagctgGCTGAGCAGCAGAAGCATAAGCAGAAGCAGACACTTgccactctttctctctctctctctctctctctcttgctctgcCTTTTTCTTATCGGTCACACTGAGCAGATCATTCAGCAACAGCTGTCGGCTTGTCAAGGCCAGGTGAAGGCAGAAAGCAGAAGGTACCAAGGTACGAAGAACTCTGACTCATGCAACTTGCAGCATGGCCCAAAGATTGCTTTGCTGCAGCTGGCCAAACAGCCGGATTTGTGGCACGTGCCTCAATTAGGCAACATTATTATTGTGAGAATCAATTCGAATGAGATTGGCGAGACAAACTCACCCTTATtatggaaatgaaataaatatctaaatatCTTTCTGATATCAATTGCTGAGCTGAgaagttttgtgtgtttgccgcTTGGCGAACAAAACATTAGAGAAGACGGCACGGCAATTGGAATGACAGCGAAGCCAGCTGCAATAATTTGCAGCTGGGATGCTCAGCCCAAGGCCATCAGAAACAGATGGCGGCTAAAGTCATtggttggcagttggcagttggcagcaaGTTTCGCTCATCCTACAATAAATCTCACGTGAACACCCCGAGGGGGAAAGAATTcttgtatttgtaatttataatttcgcACGTGAAACTGACAAAATGAATATGCTGcagaatatttttgtgttcttCCGGCAATGCAAAAATGCGACTCTAGTTTGGGGCAAACATTcacgcaaataaaaaacagatGCGTCGCACTTtcagatatacatacatatgtatgtatgtatttaaagaGCCACCAGATTccacaaatatgtattttgagtgtgtctgtgttctGTTGTCTGTCTGGGACATCTGGCGTTATCGCGGCATGGTCAATCAGCATGTGTTGCGCTCAGCAAGGAAGCGAGGCAGAGGagagtcacacacacactcacacacacatatacgcaGCATTGCATTAACTTACCATTTTGATTCTGGTTGATCTTGTCGAAATcttgttgctttcttttttgttctttcAGCACTGTTTGTTTTGTGGTCTTTGGTTTACTTGGcttgtttatgttatttacaCGCTGCACTCTGCAATTTAGTTTGGTGCATTGTTTTCATTGTATTCTTGACACCCACTTGAAACGCAATGCAATGGGCGGAACTGACTAGCAACCAATTGCGATTGAATCTCGCGCTTTAATCgaatttatttgcacatttttgttgatttattttctatttatttgttgctgtgAACGCGAcgcgaaacaacaacaaacaacgagCGAAAAAAGCGAGAATCgaagcgatgcgatgcgattcATGTACCGGCATGCCGGGCCACTGGCAAACGACTGAAGCGACGCGCTATGGCAACGGCCACGGCAACGAAATTCCAAATTTCACGCGGGACGAAACGAGAGAgtgagtaagagagagagagtaagatGCGGCTGCTGCCAATGTTATCGCTTCAACTGGCTCCGCTATGCAGCAGCGTGACATCCGTTTAGTTGaaagttgaaattgtttgtgAGCGCTGCTTCAGTTTCAACTTGCACAGGTAGTAGCACATGTATCGTTCTCGTCGTTCGTACGCACTTCGGCAACAGCATCGGCTTCGAATTCATCTTCGGGCGCAACTTCGGCTTTGTTGTGCGACTCGTGTTTTGATTCGTTTGTGTTCGCTTGCATTTTGCATGGCGCTTGCGCAGTTGTCTGCTCCCGTCAGAAACAGCTGTTCAGCTGCTCAcattcacaaacacacaaaaccaGACTCCCTTTAGGCTTATCAAAAGGACAGAGGACAGATGACAGAGGCGGAGACAGAGGGAACAACAACTGCCTGCCTAGACATCGTCGCAGTCTACACTTCCTTCTCATCTgcttctttttctctcttatTTCGCCTGGCACCAGCCGGCATTTGGCCCCGCTGGGCTATTAACAtcagctgctgtcgctgttgctgctgctgttgctgttgctgtcgcaaTCGCAGCCTCCTCTCCCTCCAACCATCGGTTCGTCTCGGCTGCTGCCGGCGGCAGCTGAAAAAATTCCTTTTTGGCAGCCGAAATTTctcagttgttgctgttcttgttattgttgctgttgctgctgctgctgctatttcgttttattttcgCTGAAATGTGTTTCACTTGGCATGAAATTCCAGTTGGCATTGCGTTTCCAACTGCGTGCcgatatttaaataaattgccaaccaattgtgcacacacatacacactcgcacacgTGTGAGACAGATGGAGTACTCacgctctcactctctcgaaCTCTGTCACACGCCTTGGGGCAGAGTAGCCCAGCAACCCTCCGCCCCCAGCCAGTTGTTGTACATTTGAAAACCATTGAAATGGCCTTATGCGCGTGTTCACACCATGTCAAATGCTTAGACCCACACATAATACATATAAACCATACCCCCACCCCAACTCCAATCGCAGCCGCAGCGCAGAGTAGAAGTTCAACGTCGAAATGAGCGAGCAAATTAAAGGCGATTTCGTTTCTGGGATTGGGGATTTGGGTTCTTCTACAGCTGTGTTGGATTATGTGCGACAGGGGAATGCGTTCACAACATGGAATGGACCAAGCGCAGAAGGAAATTTCGAAGACTGCTAAGGAGGAGAgctctgtgctgtgctgtgctatGATGGAGTGCTTCTTGATACCCCTGAGAACAGTAGAACAAATGAAACGGATTACTTTAGAGCATTGGCTGCCGAatctatgaaatatttaatgtatttctaGAATTGAATTGCGGCAATTTGGTCTTGGCTATTGGTTAAATCGATTAATTGATTACTGGTTATTTGTACAGCGAATTGTCTTCTAATGGATATATCCGTATGTTGGTCTGAACTAGAAAAACTACTCTAAGAGATCACTTTAGCTGTGGTGATTATTTTagattatttatatttcatccactttataaatataaattctccAAGTAATCCTTCCTCTTCTTCCacaattcatttgaattagggaatacaaaatattactGAATTGCATTATATTTTGGTACTTAGCAATATCTTAAGtgtcatttaaattaagtagATAATTACGGAGTCGATGCGCTGCAGATCAATCAATATTTGATAATGGCgctgaaatatttgaatattctaACTACGGCTATTAGAGTTGACCATTGGAAATTGAGTCAATCAGCCAATTTTGGCAATAAAAGGCCAATCATCTTGCAGCTGCTTGGTCGCTACTCAGAGCATCCCCAACCCTGACAGTTGTGCCACAATCCACAGTTCTAACATTGCTTGCCACAAGCAAAAACCGAAGCACCCTAACCACAAACTTTAGCGTAGCCCATTTGGCACTCGTTATGGGGTAAGGGGTAAGGGGTAAGGGGTAAGAGTACTCGTCGAAGGTGGCAAAAGGGGGCGACGAAGCAAAATCTACGTAGCCAGCAACTGCTGTTACAACTGGCTATGGTTTTTGTCCTGTTCTCCTTTGCAGCGTCTTGCTCCATctccccttctctctctcgctctgtggCATTGCCACTTGGTAACAGTTGGCTATGGCATCAGGCGGCAAATAATGTAAAACGCCATTAGGCGAGATTTTCTcatacaaacaacaattgtgcATTGGCACACAGAAGGCAGCTGACGTAGTCGATGGGCGTCTGGGGCGTATTGGTGGCTGGCTGGCTCGATGACTGGTGGATGGAGATGGGAATAAAACGATGGAGGAGGGGGCACGAGGTGTGTGCCACTTCGTATTGACAGAGCAGCCGCTGTGAGCTGTGAGCATTGGACACAGcagcattttttatgcgcATTTTGCACAAGCTGCGGGGAGGTTTCAATCTCCCAAACGAAAACAATTTGGGCAGCAAGTGGCAacatttgttgctgcctttgccgttgctgttgccgctgctattgcagccgctgctgttgctgttgctgttggtgttggtgttgcctCTGCgacaaattgaatgaaatcaCGGCAATTTGGCTGCCATAGCAACATACACACAGCTGTGACCAGGCCGAGAGTCGACAATCGGCAACTGAGAACCAAGAACGAAACGAGAGCAGAGTGAGAACGTTACCAAATGGCCAATTGCAAATGTTTGCCTTACTCTTGACgcataattgaattattaatttttattttaaatacgaatttatatatgacagttgtagttgttgctgctgctgctgctgcacgaTGCAAAGTCTCTTTCATCGGGCAGCAACAGCCCCAAAAATTGCGGCGCGTATTTATCTGACTGTGGCGTGTACTGTGCTGATAAAGAAGTTGTTTACTCAGCTCCAATTCAGCAGCAAAAACACACCGAGTCCACCCTCAACACCAACGCCAAGACCTTCCTCCCTCTCGAGTGAGCTTCCTTTTAGGGCAGCAGGTCAGAATGAAGCTGTTTGTatagtgagtgagtgtgtgcgacGCGACATTGACTGACTTTTGATAATAAGCTGCCGCAGAGGGTGCTGCACAATAGATAACTGGCAGACGAGTGCGAGCAGATAACCGATATCCCATCTTCCTCACATGCCTTACTTTGCTCCTCGGAGCATGCTCGGCATTGGTGTAAAATTGTTTATGTATCTGAAAAACTCAGTCGAGCTCTTCCTGCAAACACTTGCTTTGTAGAAATGTGTGGAGTCATATTTTGATGGCTTCCACCTGTGGCATACTAAAATTAGTTGGTCATCCAACTTCCAAGAGATATTAATTTCCGGAAATGCTAAAAGACGaacattttggtattttggtattGAAAATAGTTTCAGGAAATTTTCAGTTGCGAGTAACCCTTGCTTTCTACATAACATACTTATACAATTTTCACAGTTTTGCAAAAAGAATAAgtgttaaaaagaaattgttaacaattattctaaaaatgtaGATGCGTATTATGGATCAAATTTTTGGGATTAAACTTAAACGTTGAAAAAAATGATATGgtgaaaaaaggaaaaagatcATGACTAATTTACTTTGGGCTGGGACAGAGCGGACTGAGGCACtactttcaaattaaaatttaaaatttaaaaatgttaactttTCCCATAAAAGTGCACACAAAGAGGTTGGGTTGCGTTTGATAAAAATTTGTGCATTTATAATGATCGAAATTTCTGGGGCAGAACGGACATgtaatgtaaaatgtaaaatgtaaaatgtaaaatgtaaaatgtaaaatgtaaaatgtaaaatgtaaaatgtaaaatttaaaatgtaaaatgtaaaatgtaaaatataaaatgtaaaatgtaaaatgtaaaatgtaaaatgtaaaatgtaaaatgtaaaatgtaaaatgtaaaatgtaaaatgtaaaatgtaaaatgtaatgtAAGAGCGAACAGAGcggaaaaataatttttttcactaaaaagaaacataaGTTAAGACTACTATTGCTCCAATTCACTGTGTTAACATTAATGtaaaatttggaattttgaaaaatgttaacttTTGGCATAAAAGTGCACACAAAAAGGGTTGCGTTCGATAAAAATTTGTGCATTTATAATGAtcgaaatttcttttttactttaaattcttaaaattcgaTATCTACTTTAATGTTCCATGTAAaggaaaattacaaaatgtgaaatttaaaaattggtcGCTGGTGGACTGTTTCAGGGATTTGCccatataaaatgtaaaatttaatatgtaaaatgtaaaatgaataatgtaaaatgtaaaatgtaatgttaaatgtaaaatgtaatgtTAGAGCGGGCatagcggacagagcggacagagcggactGAGAGGACAGAGcgtaaaaaatgtaaaatgtaaatgtaaatgtaaatgtccgctctgtccgctcTGTCCACTATatccgctatgtccgctctgtccgctcTGTCCACTAtatccgctgtgtccgctgtgtccgctgtgtccgctatgtccgctatgtccgctgtgtccgctcTGTCCACACAAAGAGGTTGGGTTGGGTTTGATAAAAATTTGTGCATTTATAATGAtcgaaatttctttttatacacgctacccataaggtagaagggtattataactttgtgccggcaggaaatgtatgtaacaggtagaaggaggcatctccgaccctataaagtatatatattcttgatctatacgatctagccatgtccgtccatgtccgtccgtccgtatgaaacactggatctcagagactataagagatagagctataatttaaattttcgacatcatttgttatgtatgcccacttccgcccccgcaaatcaaaaaaatcgaataacaagcgtttttaaagctagagttacgaattttggtatatactataaatactataataattatgattcccgaaaatttggttgcgatcagatagaaattgtcgaagttattaaagaaatacttttgtatggacaaaatcGCCTACTTACAAGTacaaggggtcttagttgctttggctgacaatctagtatattgtaccgtctatggtatattttgaatgcggtactatatcgatataccaaatataccatttggtatatgtttagtattttttgcagtatattcggtatttttgaggtatattttcggtattttaaaggaaaattacaaattgtgaaatttaaaaattggtcGCTGGTGGACTGTTTCTGGGATTTGCCCATATAGCCTGGACAGGACAGACAGGACAGGACAATGCTCACAGCTGTtcatagacagacagacagacagcggACAGAGCGGCCCAAAGTACACAAGTCATGATCTTTTCCCTTTTGTTCACCTTATCATATTTTTCAACGTTTAAGTTGCTTTCCTATATTGTTtcatttaatgaattaaatgcaTCTCAAAATATAATCTTATGACTTAACCGTGAGTTTATTTCGATTGGAATTTACAGCCAGGATATGGgtaaattctaaataaaaatttttccaTTATACACAAAGCATATGTCAAGAATAATGCCGCTGGCTGAGAATAACAGCATATTTTCAcactaatttttaatatatttgtaccAACATATGTATAAGAGTAGACATTTCCAACCCCATAGAGAATACATGTTCTTGAGCCGGATCTTAACACATTTTGAGAAAAGTAATAAcgaaactaaataaatttaattggagttatacttttgtatagtaATATACTGCTTATCAGCTTCAATTGAGTTTAAGTTCTGCAATATTTTGAGTGTTATTATTACATTCTAACTGAACATCGTTATAATATCGTATAataatattcagtatattttattacacgATCATAACGCTACTCCAAAATAAAAACTCcctttgtaatttatattcttatttaaatgtactaaaattatttcttaataaaattgaataaaacagtatttaaaaaatgtgttttcattgaatttaaattgcagtTGACGGAATTAAAACTTTACTTTTGAGGCACCTTTTTTAAGAAGAAGATATGTTATTGCATGTGTCATacgatttttttaaatgtagagcttcaaatatttgtgcaattgttaaaaaaaaacattatggAATTAATCTGATATTTTATGGATTTAGTCAAGTTGAACTATTGAAAAATAAGTAGAGCTGAAAGCAAAACTAAAAGTGTTTGACCTATAGAGCGCATTGCCGAGTTGCATTTTTGCTCTGACTGTTCCACCCAGACCAATGCCTCATTTTGACTAAgatcattaaatttttcttcaatGAGAGTCTTTTGGTCACTACTTAGCGCTCGCTCACGTGTTAGCACCTTAAAAAGCGGTACAGAAGCGATTCCCTTGTAGCCGCAGAGAAATGCATAAGAGGAGTTATCCATGGAAACCATTTTGAAGGTGACAGACGTCTCAGATGTCTCGTCATTGGTCCAGCTAAAAATTCCATTCTTGGCGTTATCGTCCCAGGGAAGGAGAGCTGAATCTATTTCAGGTTCCCACTTCCCATCGACGGTGCTCACATACTCCAACTTGATGTTAATCCTATTATCACCATCAGGAGTAGCTTCAATGGAGTACTTCAGACACTGGGCATCATCCTCATCGGATGCACGCGCAGCCTCATACCAAGAGCCAGCGATctaaacaataaaattcataAGTGAAACTAATTTCGATGACGGGAAGAAAATGTCTGCACACATACAGCTTCCAAATCGGTTGCTAATCCATTGTGCGTAGTGCAGGAAAACTCCGGCGCAATTGTTGTGGGTTCATTAGTTGTAGGATCCTCTGAGTAAGTTGTCTGCATAAAGCAGCCGAGAAGCAACACTAACACAATCGAAATATTACTATGCATTGCGATTTTTGACAACTATTCTGTTTGAGATCCGTCTAAGAACTGatataaaacagaaaataaagcAGTTTAAGTACTGATGATAACAGCGCTTATCGATATTACTTTCATTCATTACTTTTTCGTATCGTAAAGCTACACTCGGCGAATCAGTAGAGTGAAGCAAAGAATGCTACAAAGTCACAAACTCTCGAGTTTACTCGACTGCAAGATACCcgtttttgtaataaaaacaaaagtgtgCGGTAtcacatttaattatacaaaatcagcattccaaaaaatactaaattatattaaaaatatctacTTAGTGTAatgatatactaatatattcaaaatataccatagtgttAAATATTCTCAACCAAATCCGACTGCAGCAGCATTTTTCtgacatatattattataataattttataatataataatttttatctggTCCAAACCGAATATTCAGTTAAAAAGActgtatttattaatatatgtacagAAAgtctttatatataaaaataataataattataattattatttctacaTATTGTTATTCAATAGATAGAAAAGATAGTCTCCCTTTTGACTCCTGATTTGTTACTACCTAAATTTTTAAGTGTACAATGGGTCGTAAAATAAGCGTCATTAATCATGTTAAATGAAAAGCGATAAGCGAATTTATTGTTGAGCAGTGAGCAATAAGTATTAATCTGATAGTAAATGTAAGTACTTATTCGTATGAAATTCGATAAGGGGAAATATTTGATTGAATATTGTCGATTGGCGAAGAGGGaagtacataaaaataaaacttatattACTCAttactattatatattattaaagtaGTCTGCCGAAAGATACAATTCACTTTCGCTATCAAGCGGAAAATTTTGAACTGATTCATTCTTATTCTGAAATGTTTGCCAAATATTTTAGCTTAAAGTATCGATGTTAGTTTcgtattcaattaattaatttaatatttttaaattccattAAATGAACTCTTTTTTATGACATGATGCTGCAAGCTACGATTGCATCCTGCTGGTTGTCCTGCTCAGCGGTTGCCTTGTCCAACAAGACGCGTAAAAATTGTCACCGGCAGTGACAACTGACCTGAGGCTGCCGAGCCGAGACTGAAGCTGTGGCAGTGGCTGAGACTTAAACTGATGCCATCTCTTCCTCGGGGTTTTAATACATTGCCTCCCGGCGAGCTGAAGTGAAGGATGAAGGCATAACAGTGCTTCTGCCACTGACGGCAACTTGAGTGTGAACAATGTAAAGGGATTTGACAAGGCAAGACGAGGAAGACAGTTGTTCTAAGaacttattgaaattaaaaaaaaagtccaCGAGactacatatttattttcttaatgaGCAAAGCTGTCGAATACATTCAGAAATTACTGAAGTAAAACTTATTTCGACATCTATTTGACTGTCGTTGATGGGTTTCAAAGAAATGACGATGAATTAGattaaatttatgtacatatatatatgtatgtataaactTCTTTGTCCTCAATCATTTACTAATTAAACATCAATGGCCAAGTTAATACTATGAACCTGTAGTTCGAACGttataagaaagctacagtcgagtggacttgactgtgagataccaaattaatttaccaaattaataaacaaaaaaatgcttaaatataccgaagattgtatttggtatatcaatatagtaccacaATTACAAAATACCATCGAGTATAAGTTACACTagattattaataaatgcaactAAGACCCGCTGTAGGTATTTTTTTCCATATGTACATCCAAAATTTTTATTCGATCGCgaacaaattttcaggaatcataaatactgttgttaatattgtatgtaccaaaaatctaTCTTTAAAATTGCACATgctgtttgg of Drosophila nasuta strain 15112-1781.00 chromosome 3, ASM2355853v1, whole genome shotgun sequence contains these proteins:
- the LOC132790611 gene encoding uncharacterized protein LOC132790611; this translates as MHSNISIVLVLLLGCFMQTTYSEDPTTNEPTTIAPEFSCTTHNGLATDLEAIAGSWYEAARASDEDDAQCLKYSIEATPDGDNRINIKLEYVSTVDGKWEPEIDSALLPWDDNAKNGIFSWTNDETSETSVTFKMVSMDNSSYAFLCGYKGIASVPLFKVLTRERALSSDQKTLIEEKFNDLSQNEALVWVEQSEQKCNSAMRSIGQTLLVLLSALLIFQ